One window of Mycoplasmopsis gallopavonis genomic DNA carries:
- a CDS encoding IS1634 family transposase — translation MSYSLCKKKQNGKYYLVLAISKGFKKGYGNQIGLGYWEDIKEKYGLSSIEDIKEIAKKVDTSLDKTVAKEEFFKLLKPTSVKTSIQNIGVDLIYKVIKELDLFSALPKSKHKSLEEVLEFFIATRIILPRSYMSQYKNKSDFINDINVKKSSIYNYLDVIFENKNSVLVNLFQKINEFTNRNNKVFHFDNTTVYFESFTREGIRKNGFSKDGKHNEDQVVIAMAVDENGIPIHYKVFPGNTADGKTMLSFVLELQSIYKIKDIIIVADRGINNNANLRFLEQKGIKYIFQKRLDTLSIGMKKFILEDKHYVFRDEMFWKEQIVESVWNKNRFNGKYRKWCVFFSPGKKTLDKLKRNNFIDKLNKKTVNGELPLSSLVPEYKKKYMDIDGKTVGKLNWEKIKKKESEDGFYIIETNILDLTPEKANEIYRKQWKVEENFRTLKSSLQVRPVFVHNEQHILAHLLLCFIALVVLKYCLYKLKKYYEINGEIQKVTLDLFVDSLRMMTITKKEVNGKVVQEIINDLDENHKENIKIYKDFIACMS, via the coding sequence ATGAGTTACAGTTTATGCAAGAAAAAACAAAATGGAAAATATTATTTAGTTTTAGCTATTTCTAAAGGTTTTAAAAAAGGTTATGGAAATCAGATTGGTCTAGGGTACTGAGAAGATATCAAAGAAAAGTATGGATTATCTTCAATTGAAGATATAAAAGAAATAGCAAAAAAAGTAGATACATCTTTAGATAAAACTGTTGCAAAAGAAGAGTTTTTTAAATTATTAAAACCTACTTCTGTAAAAACAAGTATCCAAAATATTGGAGTTGATTTAATTTATAAAGTTATTAAAGAATTAGATTTATTTTCGGCATTACCAAAAAGTAAACATAAATCGTTAGAAGAGGTTTTGGAATTTTTCATAGCAACTAGAATTATCCTTCCAAGAAGCTATATGTCACAATATAAAAATAAAAGTGATTTTATAAATGATATTAATGTTAAAAAATCATCAATATATAACTATCTTGATGTTATTTTCGAAAATAAGAATTCTGTTTTAGTCAATTTATTTCAAAAAATAAATGAATTCACAAATCGTAATAATAAAGTTTTTCACTTCGATAACACAACAGTTTATTTTGAAAGCTTTACAAGAGAAGGAATAAGAAAAAACGGTTTTTCAAAAGACGGAAAACACAATGAAGATCAAGTAGTCATAGCAATGGCTGTAGATGAAAACGGAATACCAATACACTATAAAGTGTTCCCAGGTAACACGGCTGATGGTAAAACAATGTTATCCTTCGTTTTAGAACTTCAATCAATCTATAAAATAAAGGATATTATAATAGTTGCAGATCGTGGAATAAATAACAATGCAAACTTACGTTTCCTAGAACAAAAAGGAATTAAATATATATTCCAAAAAAGATTAGATACATTAAGTATTGGGATGAAAAAATTCATTCTTGAGGACAAACATTATGTTTTTAGAGATGAAATGTTTTGGAAAGAACAAATTGTTGAATCTGTTTGAAACAAAAATAGATTTAATGGTAAATACAGAAAATGATGTGTGTTTTTCAGTCCTGGGAAAAAGACTTTAGATAAATTAAAAAGAAATAATTTTATTGATAAATTGAATAAGAAAACTGTAAATGGAGAACTCCCACTTAGTTCTTTAGTTCCAGAATATAAAAAGAAATACATGGACATTGATGGCAAAACAGTGGGTAAATTAAATTGAGAGAAAATTAAGAAAAAAGAATCTGAAGATGGTTTTTACATTATTGAAACCAATATTTTAGATTTAACACCAGAAAAAGCTAATGAAATTTACAGAAAACAATGAAAAGTAGAAGAAAATTTCAGAACATTAAAATCTTCTTTACAAGTTAGACCTGTTTTTGTTCATAATGAACAGCATATACTTGCGCATCTTTTATTGTGTTTCATTGCTCTTGTTGTTTTAAAATACTGTCTTTATAAATTAAAGAAATATTATGAAATCAATGGAGAAATACAAAAAGTGACGTTAGATTTATTTGTGGATTCATTAAGAATGATGACTATAACAAAAAAAGAAGTAAATGGAAAAGTGGTACAAGAAATAATTAATGATTTGGATGAAAACCACAAAGAAAATATAAAAATTTATAAAGATTTTATCGCATGTATGAGTTAA
- a CDS encoding HAD family hydrolase, protein MDKNQKNIKKFVFDLDGTLLTSDKKLTPETIKQVLRLQNEGHLVFIATGRPYYMNKQILQQLEIKMPVINANGASIYDPISKQLLFANTFARQDAQLICQILIEHQIDFLAYSTTMMFGYNLHQPKWFEKMIYSSVKNLENPYRWDYSEQNLENEMIERDFIKFLVLAEKIDPQILDQALAKIAKQVPKSYFVHSQSTVVDIMPHGSNKWESVKKALAFKNLDLDNLYCFGDAYNDFEMIKNSYFGIAMGNAVQEVKLVAKQVIDTNDNEGVAKFLVKL, encoded by the coding sequence ATGGACAAAAATCAAAAAAACATTAAAAAATTTGTTTTTGATTTAGATGGTACTTTATTAACTAGTGATAAAAAGTTAACACCAGAAACAATCAAGCAAGTTTTGAGATTGCAAAATGAAGGACACTTAGTTTTTATAGCAACAGGTCGTCCTTATTATATGAATAAACAAATTTTGCAACAATTAGAAATTAAAATGCCGGTAATTAATGCAAATGGAGCATCAATTTATGATCCTATTAGCAAACAATTACTTTTTGCAAATACATTCGCAAGACAGGATGCACAACTAATTTGTCAAATTTTAATTGAGCATCAAATTGACTTTCTAGCGTATTCAACAACAATGATGTTTGGTTATAACTTACACCAACCAAAATGATTTGAGAAAATGATTTACTCTAGTGTAAAAAACTTAGAAAACCCATATCGTTGAGATTATTCTGAGCAAAACTTAGAAAACGAAATGATTGAGCGAGATTTTATTAAGTTTTTAGTTTTAGCAGAAAAAATAGATCCTCAAATTTTAGATCAAGCATTAGCTAAAATTGCAAAGCAAGTTCCAAAATCTTATTTTGTACATTCACAAAGTACTGTTGTTGATATCATGCCGCACGGATCAAATAAATGAGAATCTGTTAAAAAAGCTTTAGCATTTAAAAACTTAGATTTAGATAATCTTTATTGTTTCGGTGATGCTTACAATGATTTTGAAATGATTAAAAATTCATATTTTGGTATTGCAATGGGTAATGCAGTTCAAGAAGTTAAACTTGTTGCTAAACAAGTTATTGATACAAATGATAATGAAGGAGTTGCTAAGTTTTTGGTAAAATTATAA
- a CDS encoding L-ribulose-5-phosphate 4-epimerase — protein sequence MEHKIPVEYLEEIKKLKQEVYEANLKLVDYKLVIHTWGNVSGITKDRKFMVIKPSGVSYNELSADDMVVTDLENNIYESHYNPSVDAPTHTLLYKANPEMKGIVHTHSKNAVAFAQAGKDIPCYGTTHADNFYGPVPCARALTPQEIDGEYEHNTGLVILETFKNRNIDFKATPATLVKEHGPFAWSFKSPMDAVNMALTLETVAEMAIKTSIVANLQSHPAQEALVTRHYLRKHGKNATYGQKSKKH from the coding sequence ATGGAACACAAAATACCTGTTGAGTACTTAGAAGAAATTAAAAAATTAAAACAAGAAGTTTATGAAGCTAACTTAAAGTTAGTTGATTATAAATTAGTAATTCACACCTGAGGGAATGTATCAGGTATAACAAAAGACCGTAAATTTATGGTTATTAAACCAAGTGGAGTTTCATATAATGAACTTTCAGCAGATGATATGGTTGTTACAGATTTAGAAAATAATATTTATGAATCTCATTATAATCCGTCTGTGGACGCACCGACTCATACTCTTTTATACAAGGCTAACCCTGAGATGAAAGGAATAGTTCATACTCATAGTAAAAATGCTGTTGCTTTTGCACAAGCTGGCAAAGACATTCCTTGCTATGGAACAACTCACGCTGACAACTTTTACGGACCTGTTCCTTGTGCTCGTGCTTTAACACCACAAGAAATTGATGGTGAATACGAACACAATACAGGACTTGTTATTTTAGAAACTTTTAAAAATAGAAATATTGATTTTAAAGCAACACCAGCTACTTTAGTTAAAGAACATGGTCCATTTGCTTGATCTTTCAAGTCACCAATGGATGCAGTTAACATGGCTTTAACATTAGAAACCGTAGCTGAAATGGCAATTAAAACTTCAATTGTAGCAAATTTACAATCACACCCAGCTCAAGAAGCTTTGGTTACAAGACATTATCTTAGAAAACATGGTAAAAACGCTACATATGGACAAAAATCAAAAAAACATTAA
- a CDS encoding L-ribulose-5-phosphate 3-epimerase encodes MKSNKNRLLGIYEKAINNKFSLEEKILIAKEAGFDFMEFSVDESPERLARLDWTDEQIKEAQMLLVKHQFNFNSMTLSGHRRYPFGSKDAKTREKALEIMEKAIILAKKLGIRTVQLAGYDVYYEEHDEQTEQYFKEGMEKALYLAQKHSVMLAFEIMDTRFMGTISRSLRWVNELNNLYIGIYPDLGNIYQWANSEDLENELIIAKNKLTAFHFKDTIPGKFRDIPFGEGTVDFPKMLAILKKHKLNQPIMIEMWSKNELDETKEHALSYIQEAKEFYEESWNKVGGDN; translated from the coding sequence ATGAAATCAAATAAAAACCGTTTATTAGGTATTTACGAAAAAGCAATAAATAATAAATTTAGTTTGGAAGAGAAAATTTTAATCGCTAAGGAAGCTGGTTTTGATTTTATGGAATTCTCTGTTGATGAATCACCAGAAAGATTAGCAAGATTAGATTGAACAGATGAACAAATTAAAGAAGCTCAAATGTTATTAGTTAAACATCAATTTAACTTTAATTCAATGACTCTTTCTGGACATCGAAGATATCCTTTTGGATCAAAAGATGCAAAAACCAGAGAAAAAGCATTAGAAATAATGGAAAAAGCAATCATTTTAGCTAAGAAATTAGGAATAAGAACAGTTCAGTTAGCAGGTTACGATGTTTATTACGAAGAACACGATGAACAAACCGAACAATATTTTAAAGAAGGAATGGAAAAAGCTCTTTATTTAGCTCAAAAACACTCTGTAATGCTTGCATTTGAGATTATGGATACAAGATTTATGGGGACTATTTCACGCTCATTAAGATGAGTTAACGAACTTAATAATCTTTATATTGGGATTTATCCAGATCTTGGGAACATTTATCAATGAGCAAATTCAGAAGATTTAGAAAATGAGTTAATTATTGCTAAAAATAAATTAACAGCTTTCCACTTTAAAGACACTATTCCAGGTAAATTTAGAGATATTCCTTTTGGAGAAGGAACAGTTGATTTTCCAAAAATGCTTGCTATTTTGAAAAAACACAAGCTTAACCAACCAATTATGATCGAAATGTGATCAAAGAATGAATTAGACGAAACAAAAGAACACGCTCTCTCTTATATTCAAGAAGCTAAAGAATTCTATGAAGAATCATGAAATAAAGTTGGAGGAGATAACTAA
- a CDS encoding 3-keto-L-gulonate-6-phosphate decarboxylase UlaD, with protein sequence MAKPMLQIALDNLTIQDAIDSAKKVEKYIDVIEVGTILIASEGKKAIKALKEAFPNKIIVADGKIADAGKVFGKMFFENGADYTTCICAAELPTIVETMKIAQEYKDSNEVQIEMTSNFTWEQAEQWRQAGVPQVVWHRSRDSQASGVKWGEKDINAVDRLAKMGFKVTVTGGVALEDIKLFKDIPIYIFIAGRSLRDAENPEAAAKAFKDEFEKYWG encoded by the coding sequence ATGGCTAAACCAATGTTACAAATTGCTCTTGATAATTTAACAATTCAAGACGCAATCGATTCTGCTAAAAAAGTAGAAAAATATATTGATGTAATTGAAGTTGGAACAATTTTAATTGCTTCAGAAGGAAAAAAAGCAATTAAAGCTTTAAAAGAAGCTTTCCCAAACAAAATTATTGTTGCTGACGGTAAAATTGCTGATGCAGGAAAAGTTTTTGGAAAAATGTTTTTCGAAAATGGTGCAGATTATACAACATGTATTTGTGCAGCAGAATTACCAACAATTGTTGAAACAATGAAAATTGCACAAGAATACAAAGATTCTAATGAAGTTCAAATTGAAATGACTTCAAACTTTACTTGGGAACAAGCAGAGCAATGAAGACAAGCAGGTGTTCCACAAGTTGTGTGACACCGTAGTCGTGACTCACAAGCTTCAGGTGTAAAATGAGGTGAAAAAGACATTAATGCTGTTGATCGTTTAGCAAAAATGGGATTCAAAGTTACTGTTACTGGTGGTGTTGCTCTTGAAGATATTAAATTATTTAAAGACATTCCAATTTACATCTTTATTGCTGGTCGTAGTCTAAGAGATGCTGAAAATCCAGAAGCAGCAGCTAAAGCCTTTAAAGATGAATTTGAGAAATATTGAGGTTAA
- a CDS encoding PTS sugar transporter subunit IIA: MKQLNLLDSLILNDAIRVHVDAKDWKEAIKFACEPLEKAGVINSKYYEDILESTKKYGPYYIIAREFAMPHASATENSVLANGFSLVTLKEPVEFENGSKVRLLMCLAAKDGETHVKVAIPQVVAVFEDESNIDKIASFTTKEEIIDLIKSVDYTKYLID, from the coding sequence ATGAAACAATTGAATTTATTAGACAGTTTAATTTTGAATGATGCAATTAGAGTTCATGTTGATGCTAAAGATTGAAAAGAAGCAATTAAATTTGCTTGTGAACCACTTGAAAAAGCTGGTGTAATCAACTCTAAATATTATGAAGATATTTTAGAATCAACAAAAAAATATGGTCCTTACTATATTATCGCTAGAGAATTTGCTATGCCACATGCAAGTGCTACAGAAAATTCAGTTCTTGCAAACGGATTTTCATTAGTAACATTAAAAGAACCTGTTGAATTTGAAAATGGTTCAAAAGTAAGACTTTTAATGTGTCTTGCTGCCAAAGATGGTGAAACACATGTTAAAGTAGCAATTCCACAAGTTGTTGCAGTATTTGAAGATGAGTCAAATATTGATAAAATTGCAAGTTTTACAACCAAAGAAGAAATCATTGATTTAATTAAATCAGTTGATTATACAAAATATTTAATAGATTAA
- a CDS encoding PTS sugar transporter subunit IIB: MKVLCLCGSGMGTSMIIKMKVTQALKELGINGTVEALGLGQGKSVANNYDVILCTQNFVSEVNTTAHVYGLKNIMDLNEIKEALSDAKQKVA; the protein is encoded by the coding sequence ATGAAAGTATTATGCTTATGTGGAAGTGGAATGGGAACTTCAATGATTATTAAAATGAAAGTTACTCAAGCACTTAAAGAATTAGGAATCAACGGAACAGTTGAAGCTTTAGGATTAGGGCAAGGTAAAAGTGTTGCAAATAACTATGATGTTATTTTATGTACACAAAACTTTGTTTCTGAAGTAAACACAACAGCTCATGTATATGGTTTAAAAAATATCATGGACTTAAACGAAATTAAAGAAGCATTATCAGATGCTAAACAAAAGGTAGCGTAA
- a CDS encoding PTS ascorbate transporter subunit IIC yields MTKLSNKTKKTLMSVLMLFAIFAVLVLGLVITMAVKNQWNMNSVVFYLREVIIGNFLGVNAFLIGSIVFIGYLLLGRGIKDAILGFIKSGIGILVLSIGSGVLVSMCKEVFSGISSLGTGVTSLDPYLGWTSSQKFLETINGQNLSAFISYALLIGFAINLVLVIFRRWTNVHSIMLTGHVMFQQAAMVVGGVTVSVFWSGAALTTGAQFGIIAISGVLLGLYWGVGSTATIKGSDVVTQGAGFCVGHQQMLGLSLAYKIGRFFGKKEQSAENLVLPKKLKVFEDNIFTQSLIMLVLFTILILILHFGKGGIVAPNYKWDGAGLLKQWKVDGNVFWVFNIFLGSLKLVGAILVIQTGVRMFVSELQQSFQGIVEKVAPSTVVAVDVAATYGFSSNSVTYGFVSGTIAQFIAVGLLIGLSKINFASGFRFEITIPLFITLFFNSGSIGVFANASGGYRAALAIPAIFGFFEIILSSVGLSLLKHGETLRQGANVAHVFGTGYIGMFDWNVVFAPLMGISSLNPYLGGALFGAAILVLMVGSQLIDSGRQSNPTFLQKLLNFKVTKYAH; encoded by the coding sequence ATGACTAAATTATCAAACAAAACAAAGAAAACCCTTATGTCTGTTCTTATGTTATTTGCTATTTTTGCAGTTCTTGTATTAGGATTAGTAATTACAATGGCTGTTAAAAATCAATGAAACATGAATTCTGTTGTTTTCTACCTAAGAGAAGTTATCATCGGAAACTTCTTAGGAGTTAACGCATTCTTAATTGGAAGTATCGTATTTATCGGATACCTTCTTTTAGGAAGAGGAATTAAAGATGCCATTTTAGGTTTTATTAAATCAGGTATTGGTATTCTTGTATTAAGCATTGGATCAGGTGTGCTTGTTTCAATGTGTAAAGAAGTCTTTTCTGGAATTTCAAGTTTAGGTACAGGTGTCACTTCATTAGACCCTTACTTAGGATGAACTTCTTCTCAAAAATTCTTAGAAACAATTAATGGACAAAACCTTTCAGCATTTATTTCTTATGCTTTATTAATTGGTTTTGCTATTAACTTAGTTCTTGTTATTTTCCGTCGTTGAACAAACGTACACTCAATTATGTTAACAGGACACGTTATGTTCCAACAAGCTGCTATGGTTGTTGGGGGAGTAACAGTTTCAGTATTCTGAAGTGGTGCTGCTCTTACAACAGGTGCTCAATTTGGTATTATTGCAATTTCTGGTGTTCTTTTAGGACTTTACTGAGGTGTTGGATCAACTGCAACAATTAAAGGTTCTGACGTTGTTACACAAGGTGCAGGATTCTGTGTTGGTCACCAACAAATGTTAGGTCTTTCATTAGCTTACAAAATTGGTAGATTCTTTGGTAAAAAAGAACAATCAGCAGAAAATTTAGTTTTACCTAAAAAATTAAAAGTGTTTGAAGATAATATCTTTACTCAATCACTTATTATGTTAGTTCTTTTCACAATTTTAATTTTAATTCTTCACTTTGGTAAAGGTGGAATTGTTGCACCAAACTACAAATGAGATGGTGCAGGACTTCTTAAACAATGAAAAGTAGATGGTAATGTATTTTGAGTATTCAACATCTTCTTAGGATCATTAAAATTAGTTGGTGCTATCTTAGTTATCCAAACAGGTGTTAGAATGTTCGTTAGTGAATTACAACAATCATTCCAAGGAATTGTTGAAAAAGTTGCACCAAGTACAGTAGTTGCTGTTGACGTTGCTGCTACATATGGTTTTTCATCTAACTCAGTAACATACGGATTCGTATCAGGTACAATTGCACAATTTATTGCTGTTGGATTATTAATTGGTCTTTCAAAAATTAATTTTGCAAGCGGATTTAGATTTGAAATCACAATCCCATTATTCATTACATTATTCTTCAACTCAGGATCAATTGGGGTATTCGCTAATGCTTCAGGAGGATACAGAGCTGCACTTGCTATCCCTGCTATCTTCGGATTCTTTGAAATTATTCTTTCATCAGTTGGTTTAAGTTTACTTAAACACGGTGAAACACTTAGACAAGGTGCTAATGTAGCTCACGTATTTGGAACAGGATACATCGGAATGTTCGACTGAAACGTAGTGTTTGCACCATTAATGGGTATTTCTAGTCTTAACCCATACCTTGGAGGAGCATTATTTGGAGCTGCTATTTTAGTATTAATGGTTGGTTCACAATTAATCGACTCAGGAAGACAAAGCAACCCAACATTCTTACAAAAATTATTAAACTTTAAAGTGACAAAATACGCTCACTAA
- a CDS encoding phospho-furanose lactonase, protein MEKFVRTVLGDIPAKELGVTDCHDHFIKNGGPEVEEHIDFLMLDVEASKKELKEFIERGGRTVVTMDPPNVGRDVHRTLEIAKAFEGQANIIMSTGFHKAKFYDKWSSWLAVVPTEDIVKMCVAEIEEGMDEYNYNGPVVKRSKAKAGIIKAGTGYAAIDRLELKALEVAARTSIQTGCPILVHTQLGTMALEVAKHLIDFGANPRKIQISHLNKNPDKYYYEKVIKETGVTLCFDGPDRVKYYPDSTLAENIKYLVDKGLQKHITLSLDAGRILYQRNYGITKGKETFGLAYLFDRFIPLMKQLGVSDEAIEDMLVNNPREILAFDEPRVYDESKVSEELKQLKKDLKLA, encoded by the coding sequence ATGGAAAAATTCGTAAGAACCGTTCTTGGTGACATTCCAGCTAAAGAGCTTGGTGTTACTGATTGTCACGATCACTTCATTAAAAATGGTGGTCCTGAAGTAGAGGAGCACATCGACTTCTTAATGTTAGATGTTGAAGCTTCTAAAAAAGAATTAAAAGAATTCATTGAACGTGGAGGAAGAACAGTAGTTACAATGGATCCACCTAATGTTGGTAGAGATGTTCACCGTACATTAGAAATTGCAAAAGCATTCGAAGGACAAGCAAACATTATCATGTCTACAGGATTCCACAAAGCTAAATTCTATGACAAATGATCATCATGATTAGCAGTAGTTCCAACAGAAGACATTGTTAAAATGTGTGTTGCTGAAATCGAAGAAGGTATGGATGAATACAACTACAACGGACCTGTTGTTAAACGTTCAAAAGCTAAAGCCGGAATTATTAAGGCTGGTACAGGATACGCTGCTATTGATAGATTAGAACTTAAAGCACTTGAAGTTGCTGCTCGTACATCTATCCAAACAGGATGTCCAATTCTTGTACATACACAACTTGGAACAATGGCTCTTGAAGTTGCTAAACACTTAATTGACTTTGGAGCAAACCCAAGAAAAATTCAAATTTCACACTTAAATAAAAACCCTGACAAATATTACTACGAAAAAGTTATTAAAGAAACAGGTGTTACATTATGTTTTGATGGACCAGACCGTGTTAAATACTACCCTGATTCAACTCTTGCAGAAAACATTAAATACTTAGTAGATAAAGGTTTACAAAAACACATTACATTGAGTTTAGATGCAGGTAGAATTCTTTACCAAAGAAATTATGGAATTACAAAAGGTAAAGAAACATTTGGTTTAGCTTACTTATTTGATAGATTCATTCCTTTAATGAAACAATTAGGTGTTTCAGATGAAGCAATCGAAGATATGTTAGTAAACAACCCAAGAGAAATTTTAGCTTTTGATGAACCAAGAGTTTACGATGAATCTAAAGTTTCTGAAGAACTTAAACAACTTAAAAAAGATTTAAAATTAGCTTAA
- a CDS encoding MurR/RpiR family transcriptional regulator, which yields MKNPKNTITRPIIKSISGLSKSDYKIIDFINNYELLTFDYTIEQFSEKLDISTSSISRFTKKYGFKNYSDFKVNLNLIIQKFNKNYEMNDDQIFTSIIASHRYVIDNLYNEALMEKITTAANVITKSNKILIQGSGSSKRISENLYSNLLKTGKVAISHMDFHVFFPVLANCNANDVLILFSDNLKTPEQIFSLKKAHENNLKVIVITSNENNPHLENEFDVLIQYSKINPTYIDVPLSSKLSQLLITDLLFEAVLENDENLRVNLKKSKKMIDEWIERNSIFDKQHK from the coding sequence ATGAAAAATCCAAAAAATACAATTACTCGTCCAATTATTAAGTCAATTTCCGGTTTATCAAAGAGTGATTATAAGATTATTGACTTCATTAATAATTATGAACTTTTAACTTTTGATTATACAATTGAGCAGTTTTCAGAAAAATTAGATATTTCAACTTCTAGTATTTCTCGTTTTACAAAGAAATATGGATTTAAGAATTATTCAGATTTTAAAGTTAATCTAAATTTAATTATTCAAAAATTTAATAAAAATTATGAAATGAATGATGATCAAATTTTTACTTCAATAATTGCTTCGCACCGTTATGTTATTGACAATCTTTACAATGAAGCATTGATGGAAAAAATTACAACTGCTGCTAATGTTATTACTAAAAGTAACAAAATCTTAATTCAAGGAAGCGGAAGTAGTAAAAGAATTAGTGAAAATCTTTATTCTAATTTACTCAAAACAGGAAAAGTTGCAATTAGTCACATGGACTTTCATGTTTTCTTTCCCGTCCTTGCTAACTGTAACGCAAATGATGTTTTAATTTTATTTTCTGATAATTTAAAAACACCAGAACAAATCTTTTCACTTAAAAAAGCTCATGAAAATAACTTAAAAGTAATCGTAATCACCTCAAATGAAAATAATCCTCATTTAGAAAATGAATTTGATGTTTTAATTCAATATAGTAAAATCAATCCAACTTATATTGATGTTCCTCTTTCTTCTAAACTTTCACAACTTTTAATTACTGATTTACTGTTTGAAGCCGTACTTGAAAATGATGAAAATTTAAGAGTTAATCTCAAAAAATCTAAAAAAATGATTGATGAATGAATTGAAAGAAATTCAATTTTTGATAAACAACATAAATAA